A window of Marinobacter sp. F4206 genomic DNA:
CACGGCCAGCTTGCCCATCAGGCGCCAGTGATTGAATTGGGTGAGTTGCTGGCTTCGTTCAGCCCAGTTCGCGGGTGGCTGATCGGTCATGCCCTCGGGCAATGGTTCCAGTTGGATCGTGGTACAGGCGCCAATCAGCGCCAGTAGCGGCAGGATCAGCCAGAGCCGGAGCGATCGGGCCATCAAAGGTCACCATTATCAGTCAGTCGCTCGATGGTCTCGCGCAGCACATCGTGATCGGCGTCCTGTTCCAGGCCTTCTTTCCAGACGATGCGCGCCTGTTCTTCGGCGCCGCTCATCCACAATGCCTCGCCGTAGTGGGCAGCAACTTCCGGGTCCGGGTAAGCGGACCAGGCTCGGGCCAGGTAATCCAGGGCCGGCTTGATCTGGCCCTCCTGGAACAATACCCAGCCCATGCTATCGAGAATCGCCGGGTTCTCAGGGTCCAGAGCCAGCGCGCGTTCAATATAGCTTCGGGCCTCCCCGAGCCGGTCAGTCCGGGTGGTCAGGATATAGCCCAGTGCGTTCAGGGCCACGGCATTGCCGGGATCTTCATTAATGATCTGTTTGAGATCATTCTCTGCGCGTCCAGGCTGATCCATGGTGTCGAGCAGCATGGCGCGGGCATAACGGATCTGGATGTTGTCGGGGTGTTCTTCCAGTGCCTTAGTCGCGGTTTCCAGTGCCGCCTCTTGCTGGTTCTGGTCGAGCAACAGGTTCACTTCCAGGAGCCAGAAGTTCTCGGCCTGTTCCGGGTTGGCATCCTTGAGGTTGCGGATGTTGGCGACTGCCTCATCCAGTCTGTCGTCGGCCGCGAGCAGGGCGCTTGTCCGTGCCAGGGCCGGGAAGTAGTAGTTACCCTGCTTCACGCCCATGTAGTAGCCAATGGCCAGCTGGGTGTTCCCGTCCTGATCTTCAATGCGGCCCAGGTAGTAGTTGGCCTCATTGGTGTGGTGACCCTGCTCGATAAGTTCGGTCAGCTCCTGCCTTGCCAGGTTGGTCTGACCGTTCTCCAGTGCCACCAGAGCATGAGACAGTTTGAGGCCGGGGTTGTTGGGGTACTGCTGGGCCAGGCGGTTGAATTCATCCTGGGCGGCCTGCAACTCGCCTTCGCCGATCAGCATTCGACCATAGAGGGTGCCCATCTGGCGATTGGCCGGGAAGCGGCGGGTATTGATCATCAGGTAGTCGAGCGCCTGCTGCTTCGCATTCGCCTGATAGAGCAGGTCGCCCTTGAGGATGATTGCTGGCTGGAAGCTTGGGCTGTCTTCGAGCAGCGGGTCGAGCCGATCGAGCGCTTGCCCCGGATCGCCGGTCACTTTCAGGAGCAGGGCGATGCTGTACTCGAGCTCGGGAGAATCCGGATGTCGGTCTGCCAGTTCCTTATAGAGGACGAGCAGTTCCTCCTGCTGTTCCGGGGGCAGATTGCCAGCCATGGCGGCCAGGCTGTCAAAGTCTGCGTCGCCACCCTGGTCCATGATTTTTTCCATGTAGCCGAGCGCAACGTCCAGTTCGTTTCGTTTCACGGCCTGAATGGCTGATACCCGAAGTGCCTGCAGGTTGTCAGGATCGACTTCGAGCCAGAGATCGGCGAGTTGCTTCTGGGCGTTATCCCCGTTCAGCGATTGGGCAATGCGCATGGCGCGCTCGATGACGCCGGCGTCCCGGGATTTCTGGGCCGCCTTCAGATAATTGACTAGGGTGACGTCGAAGCGGCCTCGCTGGGCGGCAATCTCCCCGGATAAAAGGAGGTAGAGGACGTCCGGTTCGAAGTCAGCGTACTCGATGCTGTCTTCTCTGGAAGTTTCAGCCTTCGTGGGCGCGGGCTCCTGAGTATCGGTTTCTTCCTTGGGGCCCGTGAGACCGGCACAGCCTGCCAGAGAGAGGCCAATCAGGCAGCTAACCAAAAACGGTGCGGATTTGTGCATGCAACTTCCCGTGAATCTGTCGACAACGCATCAGAAATAAGCGCCAATCAGCGGCTTTATTTGAGCTGGATCGGCTCTCGGCCTCGGCCGGTTCCCTATAATGGCATAAGCGTCTGATCTTGCCCAAC
This region includes:
- a CDS encoding tetratricopeptide repeat protein, translating into MHKSAPFLVSCLIGLSLAGCAGLTGPKEETDTQEPAPTKAETSREDSIEYADFEPDVLYLLLSGEIAAQRGRFDVTLVNYLKAAQKSRDAGVIERAMRIAQSLNGDNAQKQLADLWLEVDPDNLQALRVSAIQAVKRNELDVALGYMEKIMDQGGDADFDSLAAMAGNLPPEQQEELLVLYKELADRHPDSPELEYSIALLLKVTGDPGQALDRLDPLLEDSPSFQPAIILKGDLLYQANAKQQALDYLMINTRRFPANRQMGTLYGRMLIGEGELQAAQDEFNRLAQQYPNNPGLKLSHALVALENGQTNLARQELTELIEQGHHTNEANYYLGRIEDQDGNTQLAIGYYMGVKQGNYYFPALARTSALLAADDRLDEAVANIRNLKDANPEQAENFWLLEVNLLLDQNQQEAALETATKALEEHPDNIQIRYARAMLLDTMDQPGRAENDLKQIINEDPGNAVALNALGYILTTRTDRLGEARSYIERALALDPENPAILDSMGWVLFQEGQIKPALDYLARAWSAYPDPEVAAHYGEALWMSGAEEQARIVWKEGLEQDADHDVLRETIERLTDNGDL